A segment of the Echinicola strongylocentroti genome:
AGCAAGACACTCCTGCCAACACGCAGCATGCTACTGCTAATAATAGTTTGTTTTTCATATTGAGCTGATTTTAGCAACCCTCTAAAATAGGTCAATCCATATTAACAGAAAAATTGGCCACTTGAAGATTCAACCCGGAATATGCATTAGCCTATCTGTTGCGACCTGAAACTGCTTCAAAATCAGTCGTTTCACTTTAGTTTTCGGCATAACCGTAGCGGTGCTACGCTAATGCCTCCAAACTAACTGATTTTCTTGCACTTTCAGCTCTCACTACGATTCCCAACGCATAATCCGGGTTCAACAAAACATTATTCAAGCAGCCAATTCCAAACCCTAATTAATTAATAGCCTTCATTTTGCGTCAGCTCAGCATCTTTGTTAAGGTCTATCTCCGTTTGAGGGATAGGCATCAGTAGATTATCTTCCGTCAGCCCGATGGTCGTTTCCAGTGCACCACCTGCCAAAGGCTCCTCTCCTGTCAGTCTTTTGGCGCGCTCCACCAATGTACCCGTCCGCACAAGGGTCTTCCTCCTATTTTCCTCAGCCAGCAGCTCTCTCACCCGCTCATCCAAGATAAAGTCCAGGTCAATATCCGATGCACTTACCATATTGGCATTTGCCCGATCGCGCAGCACATTGATATCTGCGGCGGCACCATCCAGATTGCCTTGCTTCATTCTGGCTTCCGCCCTGAAGAGATAGGTCTCGCCAAGACGCATCAGGATAAAGTCCTTCCACATTCCCCAACCGAAATTATCTCGCTCATCATACTGCCCCCATTTTAGGGTATAAGGAACGTATTTATAAACCGTATCGGCAGCAAAGATATTCACCGAAGAACCATCGCTAAGGATAAACTCCGCGTCTTCACCATAAGGGACTTCCTGCCCCCTAATCTCATCGTATTTCGAGTCGGGGTTGTTAAAATACAAGGTGCGCTTGAGGCTAAACTTGCTGTTCCTCATGTCATTTTGATCATAAAGATCATAGACCACCCAGTTGTTCAGCCTCATTCTGGCAATGCCCCTACCTCCAGTAGTGTCAGATGGGTGCATCCCTGGCAGGTCATGGTAGGAAGCTACCCATACCCTCCGCTGCTGAGGTGATCCTGAACTTCCTCCATTCACGTCGGAAGGATTCTCCGTTTCCAGTACCCAAATACCTTCCGTGTTTCCTTGGCTCCTTCGCTGGTTTCCATAAAGGAACATGTCCGAAAAGGCATCTCCGGGATCATTGGCGCGGACACCATAGCGCTCTTTTACCAGACTCAACCGGCCGCCGTTAATGATTTCCGTACACTGCGCTTCGGCTTTGGCGTCTTCCCCCGTTCTCAGGTACACCTCTGCCAGAAGTTGTCGGGCCATTTCCTTGTTGGCACGGCCATCTTCCGCCGCTTCACCGATATTTGGCAAAAGCTCCACCGCCTCGAGCAAATCCTCCTCGATGACATTGTCCACTTCTGCTACTGCCGTGCGAACGAAATCCGTCTTCGGTGCAGACAGGGGCTCTGTCAACAAGGGCACATCGCCAAAATGCGTCACCAAATTGTGATAGGCCAAGGCCCTGAAGAATTTTCCTTCAGCCCTATAAATAGCCATTTCTTCCTCTGTGATGCCTGCTACTGGCCCACCAGAAGTACTCTGGATCAAGATATTGGCATTGTTGATCAGTCGGTAATAAGATCCCCAGATTTTACGGGCTGCATTGTCAGTAGAATTCAACACCGCATAGTCAAAGTGAGGCCTGGCATCGCCATTGGAGCGACCTGCCGGTGCCCATGCGATATCAGTCCCCAGCTGCCATACGCCACGGATAGTCTGGTCATCTGTGGTGGTAAACATCGTTCCGTATTGGTAATGCAGACCAATCACCGCAGCTTTGAACCCAAGCTCGTCTTTCAGCGCCTCCGGTGCATAGCTGTCCAGTACTTCTTCATCCAGAAAATCTTCGCCACATCCGGACAAAACGCCCATCAAACACAGGCCACTGAAGAATAGTTTGATATGTTTTTT
Coding sequences within it:
- a CDS encoding RagB/SusD family nutrient uptake outer membrane protein gives rise to the protein MNIPMKKHIKLFFSGLCLMGVLSGCGEDFLDEEVLDSYAPEALKDELGFKAAVIGLHYQYGTMFTTTDDQTIRGVWQLGTDIAWAPAGRSNGDARPHFDYAVLNSTDNAARKIWGSYYRLINNANILIQSTSGGPVAGITEEEMAIYRAEGKFFRALAYHNLVTHFGDVPLLTEPLSAPKTDFVRTAVAEVDNVIEEDLLEAVELLPNIGEAAEDGRANKEMARQLLAEVYLRTGEDAKAEAQCTEIINGGRLSLVKERYGVRANDPGDAFSDMFLYGNQRRSQGNTEGIWVLETENPSDVNGGSSGSPQQRRVWVASYHDLPGMHPSDTTGGRGIARMRLNNWVVYDLYDQNDMRNSKFSLKRTLYFNNPDSKYDEIRGQEVPYGEDAEFILSDGSSVNIFAADTVYKYVPYTLKWGQYDERDNFGWGMWKDFILMRLGETYLFRAEARMKQGNLDGAAADINVLRDRANANMVSASDIDLDFILDERVRELLAEENRRKTLVRTGTLVERAKRLTGEEPLAGGALETTIGLTEDNLLMPIPQTEIDLNKDAELTQNEGY